The following coding sequences lie in one Musa acuminata AAA Group cultivar baxijiao chromosome BXJ1-8, Cavendish_Baxijiao_AAA, whole genome shotgun sequence genomic window:
- the LOC135587540 gene encoding uncharacterized protein LOC135587540 isoform X2, giving the protein MGMKRCFTRGRGVGRSVVELWHRELGDFPPRAFAHRFVASEDLVLRFGVHRKLDNHRGCVNTVSFNADGDTLVSGSDDRKVILWDWDAGRVKLSFDSGHSNNVFQARFMPYTDDRIIITCAADGEVRHAQILEGGKVDTTLLAQHDGRAHKLGIEPGSSYIIYSCGEDGLVQHIDLRTKTATKLFTCRSTYGTAIHLNAIAIDPRSPNLFAIAGTDEYARVYDIRKYMWDGSTDCDYPANFFCPRHLIGNDNVGITGLAFSDQSELLASYNDELIYLFSKDQGLGPNAVRESPISSVNADAGDKSKSASLLSPVDGDQTGPQVYKGHRNCETVKGVSFFGPNCEYVTSGSDCGRIFIWRKRDGKLLRAMEGDKYVVNCIEPHPYATVIASSGIENDIKIWTPNAAEPAAPVKIEELKPHKRRSRFFRFALPEDMIAQILALQRMQTRSGDTDEDLAANADLMDLIMHLTNRDGSSDENGDTSETPGDCIVN; this is encoded by the exons ATGGGGATGAAGAGATGTTTCACGAGAGGCCGGGGCGTCGGCCGCAGCGTCGTCGAGCTCTGGCACCGCGAGCTCGGGGACTTCCCCCCGAGAGCCTTCGCCCACCGCTTCGTTGCTTCCGAG GACCTTGTTCTTCGTTTTGGAGTCCATAGAAAGTTAGACAATCATAGAGGCTGTGTCAACACTGTGAGCTTCAATGCAGATGGTGACACTCTCGTATCCGGTTCTGATGATAGAAAGGTGATTCTATGGGATTGGGATGCTGGCCGTGTTAAATTATCCTTTGACTCAGGCCACTCAAACAATGTTTTCCAAGCTCGATTCATGCCTTACACAGATGACCGGATCATCATCACCTGTGCTGCAGATGGTGAG GTAAGACATGCCCAAATACTAGAAGGTGGAAAAGTGGATACAACATTGCTGGCTCAACATGATGGACGGGCTCATAAATTGGGTATTGAGCCTGGGAGTTCTTATATAATTTATAGTTGTGGTGAAGATGGACTGGTTCAGCAT ATTGATTTGAGAACAAAAACTGCTACAAAGCTATTTACTTGCAGATCGACTTACGGGACGGCCATTCATTTAAATGCTATTGCAATAGACCCAAGGAGTCCCAATCTATTTGCAATTGCAGGAACAGATGAATATGCTCGAGTTTATGACATTCGCAAGTATATGTGGGATGGATCAACTGATTGTGATTATCCTGCTAACTTCTTCTGTCCCCGTCATCTCATTGGCAATGATAATGTTGGAATTACAGGGTTGGCATTCTCAGATCAGAGTGAGCTATTGGCATCATACAATGATGAGCTGATATATCTCTTCTCTAAGGATCAAGGACTCGGACCCAATGCAGTTAGGGAATCTCCAATATCTAGTGTGAATGCTGATGCTGGAGATAAATCTAAATCAGCTTCACTTCTGTCTCCAGTTGATGGGGATCAAACTGGACCACAGGTATACAAGGGACATCGTAACTGTGAGACTGTCAAGGGTGTGAGCTTCTTTGGTCCAAACTGTGAGTATGTTACTAGTGGTTCAGACTGTGGACGGATCTTTATATGGAGAAAGAGGGATGGAAAGCTTTTGCGCGCCATGGAAGGAGACAAATATGTGGTCAATTGTATTGAACCTCACCCTTATGCTACTGTGATAGCAAGTAGTGGCATAgagaatgatataaaaatttggACTCCCAATGCTGCAGAACCAGCTGCACCTGTAAAAATAGAGGAG TTAAAGCCGCACAAGAGAAGAAGCAGGTTCTTCCGCTTTGCTCTTCCTGAAGACATGATAGCACAGATCTTGGCACTGCAAAGGATGCAGACCAGGTCAGGTGATACAGATGAAGATCTAGCAGCTAATGCAGACTTGATGGACCTTATAATGCATTTAACAAACAGAGATGGTTCCTCCGATGAGAATGGGGATACCTCAGAGACCCCGGGCGACTGTATCGTTAATTGA
- the LOC135587540 gene encoding uncharacterized protein LOC135587540 isoform X1, with protein sequence MGMKRCFTRGRGVGRSVVELWHRELGDFPPRAFAHRFVASEDLVLRFGVHRKLDNHRGCVNTVSFNADGDTLVSGSDDRKVILWDWDAGRVKLSFDSGHSNNVFQARFMPYTDDRIIITCAADGEVRHAQILEGGKVDTTLLAQHDGRAHKLGIEPGSSYIIYSCGEDGLVQHVSSLSCFVFFTCYFQLLSTYIASLVHVTQIDLRTKTATKLFTCRSTYGTAIHLNAIAIDPRSPNLFAIAGTDEYARVYDIRKYMWDGSTDCDYPANFFCPRHLIGNDNVGITGLAFSDQSELLASYNDELIYLFSKDQGLGPNAVRESPISSVNADAGDKSKSASLLSPVDGDQTGPQVYKGHRNCETVKGVSFFGPNCEYVTSGSDCGRIFIWRKRDGKLLRAMEGDKYVVNCIEPHPYATVIASSGIENDIKIWTPNAAEPAAPVKIEELKPHKRRSRFFRFALPEDMIAQILALQRMQTRSGDTDEDLAANADLMDLIMHLTNRDGSSDENGDTSETPGDCIVN encoded by the exons ATGGGGATGAAGAGATGTTTCACGAGAGGCCGGGGCGTCGGCCGCAGCGTCGTCGAGCTCTGGCACCGCGAGCTCGGGGACTTCCCCCCGAGAGCCTTCGCCCACCGCTTCGTTGCTTCCGAG GACCTTGTTCTTCGTTTTGGAGTCCATAGAAAGTTAGACAATCATAGAGGCTGTGTCAACACTGTGAGCTTCAATGCAGATGGTGACACTCTCGTATCCGGTTCTGATGATAGAAAGGTGATTCTATGGGATTGGGATGCTGGCCGTGTTAAATTATCCTTTGACTCAGGCCACTCAAACAATGTTTTCCAAGCTCGATTCATGCCTTACACAGATGACCGGATCATCATCACCTGTGCTGCAGATGGTGAG GTAAGACATGCCCAAATACTAGAAGGTGGAAAAGTGGATACAACATTGCTGGCTCAACATGATGGACGGGCTCATAAATTGGGTATTGAGCCTGGGAGTTCTTATATAATTTATAGTTGTGGTGAAGATGGACTGGTTCAGCATGTGAGTAGTTtatcttgttttgttttctttacaTGCTATTTTCAGCTTTTATCTACTTACATTGCCAGTTTGGTGCATGTTACACAGATTGATTTGAGAACAAAAACTGCTACAAAGCTATTTACTTGCAGATCGACTTACGGGACGGCCATTCATTTAAATGCTATTGCAATAGACCCAAGGAGTCCCAATCTATTTGCAATTGCAGGAACAGATGAATATGCTCGAGTTTATGACATTCGCAAGTATATGTGGGATGGATCAACTGATTGTGATTATCCTGCTAACTTCTTCTGTCCCCGTCATCTCATTGGCAATGATAATGTTGGAATTACAGGGTTGGCATTCTCAGATCAGAGTGAGCTATTGGCATCATACAATGATGAGCTGATATATCTCTTCTCTAAGGATCAAGGACTCGGACCCAATGCAGTTAGGGAATCTCCAATATCTAGTGTGAATGCTGATGCTGGAGATAAATCTAAATCAGCTTCACTTCTGTCTCCAGTTGATGGGGATCAAACTGGACCACAGGTATACAAGGGACATCGTAACTGTGAGACTGTCAAGGGTGTGAGCTTCTTTGGTCCAAACTGTGAGTATGTTACTAGTGGTTCAGACTGTGGACGGATCTTTATATGGAGAAAGAGGGATGGAAAGCTTTTGCGCGCCATGGAAGGAGACAAATATGTGGTCAATTGTATTGAACCTCACCCTTATGCTACTGTGATAGCAAGTAGTGGCATAgagaatgatataaaaatttggACTCCCAATGCTGCAGAACCAGCTGCACCTGTAAAAATAGAGGAG TTAAAGCCGCACAAGAGAAGAAGCAGGTTCTTCCGCTTTGCTCTTCCTGAAGACATGATAGCACAGATCTTGGCACTGCAAAGGATGCAGACCAGGTCAGGTGATACAGATGAAGATCTAGCAGCTAATGCAGACTTGATGGACCTTATAATGCATTTAACAAACAGAGATGGTTCCTCCGATGAGAATGGGGATACCTCAGAGACCCCGGGCGACTGTATCGTTAATTGA
- the LOC103994433 gene encoding thioredoxin-like protein CDSP32, chloroplastic encodes MAAMATFLFGSPPTSSSSVSSCLSRLGQPAPLSSHSPLSHFFSTRIRHRPSSLGKPASFCPRASAAASGTKSRSTASDERVQKVHNVDEFEAALRAAKNKLVVVEYAASHSPNSRRIYPFMVELSWTCSDVEFLLVMGDESEQTRELCRREGIDRVPHFTFYKGMEKVHEEEGIGPDQLVGDVLYYGDNHSAVVQLHSRADVESLIDQHRGADGKLVVLDVGLKHCGPCVKVYPTVIKLSRSMADAVVFARMNGDENDSCMEYLKDMDVVEVPTFLFIKDGQICGRYVGSGKGELIGEILRYQGVRVT; translated from the coding sequence ATGGCCGCCATGGCCACCTTCCTCTTTGGGTCTCCTCCAACTTCCTCTTCTTCTGTCTCTTCCTGCCTCTCCAGACTAGGCCAGCCCGCGCCCCTTTCTTCTCACTCCCCACTCTCCCACTTCTTCTCCACCAGGATAAGACACCGTCCGTCATCCCTCGGCAAGCCGGCGTCGTTCTGCCCTCGCGCCTCGGCGGCGGCGAGCGGCACCAAGAGCCGGTCCACAGCCAGCGACGAGCGGGTGCAGAAGGTGCACAACGTCGACGAGTTCGAGGCGGCCCTCCGCGCCGCCAAGAACAAGCTGGTGGTGGTGGAGTACGCGGCGAGCCACAGCCCCAACAGCCGCCGGATCTACCCCTTCATGGTGGAGCTGAGCTGGACGTGCAGCGACGTGGAGTTCCTGCTGGTGATGGGCGACGAGTCGGAGCAGACACGGGAGCTGTGCCGGCGGGAGGGCATTGACCGGGtgccccacttcaccttctacaaGGGCATGGAGAAGGTGCACGAGGAGGAGGGCATCGGGCCGGACCAGCTGGTGGGCGACGTGCTGTACTATGGCGACAACCACTCGGCGGTGGTGCAGCTGCACTCCCGGGCCGACGTGGAGTCGCTCATCGACCAGCACCGCGGAGCCGACGGCAAGCTGGTGGTGCTGGACGTGGGGCTCAAGCATTGCGGCCCCTGCGTGAAGGTGTACCCCACCGTCATCAAGCTGTCGCGCTCCATGGCGGACGCCGTGGTGTTCGCGAGGATGAACGGCGACGAGAACGACAGCTGCATGGAGTATCTCAAGGACATGGACGTGGTGGAGGTGCCCACCTTCCTGTTCATAAAGGACGGCCAGATCTGTGGAAGGTACGTCGGCTCGGGGAAGGGGGAGCTCATCGGCGAGATCCTTCGATACCAAGGCGTAAGGGTTACCTAA
- the LOC135587541 gene encoding putative pentatricopeptide repeat-containing protein At5g59200, chloroplastic — MSGAARFVDARARLVSVIDACHGDPRRLKRVLARAVVAGLLPDPFVSARTVAAAAPSDLPLAFLAFRTAAPRPSAFAFAALIRAHSAAPDPSPAFSHFALMLRSCLYPDRFVLLSLVRASSRRAGASRATALSLHAVALRRGLLGDLHVATSLLHTYASVGLLNASAKLFDEMPLKTTITYNALISCCAKSAWHDYGLHLFAEMILHGTRLNADTIVAGLSCCAGLGALGHGRSLHALVLRRLPRMTPEVGTSVLHMYTKCGSLEAGRKVFDEMETTRDVSAWTAIIGGLATHGCGEEAMALFEKMTEEGVAPDSMAFTSALHACSHCGLVEVGIKLFNAMKGVYGVEPRMEHYGTMVDLLGRAGRVEEAKRVVESMPFKPNGVVLGSLLHACVVNGESRLGKRLERQLLRSESEAGEEEGGFFVGVSNLYAKGGRWNEVGWIRDEMVERGVKKEKGFSLVEVHGRLHKFLVGDTRHPLTMEMHRMLHGLDRGAMLG, encoded by the coding sequence ATGAGCGGCGCCGCCCGTTTCGTCGACGCCAGAGCCCGCCTCGTGTCCGTCATCGATGCCTGCCATGGCGACCCCCGCCGCCTCAAGCGGGTCCTCGCGCGCGCCGTCGTCGCCGGCCTCCTCCCGGACCCCTTCGTTTCGGCCCGCACTGTTGCAGCTGCAGCACCCTCCGACCTACCCCTCGCCTTCCTCGCCTTCCGCACAGCCGCCCCCCGCCCCTCCGCCTTCGCATTCGCGGCCCTCATCCGTGCCCACTCCGCCGCCCCGGACCCCTCCCCCGCGTTCTCCCATTTCGCCCTCATGCTCCGCTCCTGCCTTTACCCCGACCGCTTTGTCCTCCTCTCCCTTGTCCGCGCCTCTTCCCGGCGGGCTGGCGCCTCGCGCGCCACAGCGCTGTCCCTCCATGCCGTGGCCCTCCGACGCGGCCTCCTCGGCGACCTCCATGTCGCGACTTCCCTGCTCCACACTTACGCCTCCGTCGGATTGCTGAACGCGTCCGCGAAACTGTTCGACGAAATGCCCCTGAAAACCACCATCACGTACAATGCCCTCATCTCCTGCTGCGCAAAGTCCGCGTGGCACGACTACGGCCTCCACCTGTTTGCGGAGATGATCCTACACGGGACTCGCCTCAACGCTGACACAATTGTCGCGGGCCTCTCATGCTGCGCCGGACTCGGTGCTCTTGGACATGGACGGAGCCTGCACGCTCTGGTCTTGCGCCGTCTTCCTCGTATGACTCCAGAAGTGGGCACAAGCGTTCTGCACATGTACACCAAGTGCGGCAGCTTGGAGGCCGGACGGAAGGTGTTCGATGAAATGGAGACTACAAGGGACGTATCGGCATGGACAGCCATAATCGGCGGACTGGCCACGCATGGATGCGGTGAAGAGGCCATGGCATTGTTCGAGAAAATGACGGAGGAGGGGGTTGCACCGGACAGCATGGCCTTCACCAGCGCGCTGCATGCGTGCAGCCATTGCGGCCTCGTCGAGGTGGGGATTAAGCTTTTCAACGCGATGAAGGGAGTCTACGGAGTTGAGCCGAGAATGGAACACTATGGAACGATGGTGGACCTTCTTGGCCGCGCCGGGCGGGTGGAAGAGGCGAAGCGGGTTGTGGAGTCGATGCCTTTCAAGCCTAACGGTGTCGTTCTGGGTTCTCTGCTCCATGCTTGCGTCGTCAATGGGGAGTCGAGGCTGGGGAAGCGGCTGGAGAGACAATTGTTGAGATCAGAATCAGAagcaggggaggaggagggaggattcTTTGTAGGCGTATCGAATTTGTACGCTAAAGGTGGGAGGTGGAATGAGGTTGGCTGGATCAGGGACGAGATGGTGGAGAGAGGGGTGAAGAAGGAGAAAGGGTTTAGCTTGGTAGAGGTTCATGGCAGGCTGCACAAGTTTTTGGTGGGAGATACGAGGCACCCATTGACGATGGAGATGCACAGAATGTTACATGGATTGGATAGGGGAGCGATGCTTGGATGA